The Candidatus Nitrospira nitrificans genome segment TTCGACCGTGCTCAATGCCTTTCGTGAGGTCGAGAACAATTTGAGCTTGACGAATCGGCTGACCCTCGCGGCGGATCGGCAAGATGCCGCGGTGGAGGCGACGTTCAAAACGCAAAATTTGACCACCGATCTGTATCGGGGCGGGCTCGCCTCGAGCCTGGAGCTCATTTTCGCGCAGGTCAATACACTTGAGGCCCGCATCGATTCCATCACCATCAAGGCGGACTTGCTCAAATCCTCGGTGGCCCTCATTCGGGCGCTCGGGGGAGGCTGGAACAGAAAGCAATTGCCCTCCGACGACCAGATTCAACCGTTCGGCACGCTTCAATATGTCAATCTTGACAAACCTGCTCCCGCCGGAGGAATTGATGTCCCCGCAGAGAATAACCATTTATACAATGATCTGACGAAGCGCCCTTAGTTGGACAGGCGTTCAGAAGAGAGAGGATATAGGCACATGAAAACTCTCATCATTGTGGCTCGGGACTCGATGATAAGCGACCTGGAGGAACTCCTGCAGAGTAATGGCGTCAAAGCCTACACCATCATGAGCAACGTCATGGGCAAGGGAGTAACGGGTAGAGTGTTCGGGACTTTCCTCAACCCCGACACCAATGCGATCATTTTTGCGGTCCTTCCACCCGACCAGGCGGACAAGGCGGTCAGTGCGCTTCAAACTCTTCATGCCACGCGAAAAGCGTCTTCATGTGACACGCCTATCCCTCTCAAGGTGTTTTCTTTTCCTTGTGAGGAACATGTGTAGCGTCATGGGCTAAAAGCTGTCCGGTGTCTGCTTGGCGGTCTTGCAAATAGGGGCGGCTCAGGGAGGGGCTCGCAAGCGGTTCTCCACGATGAGTTCGGTGGAAGGGCCGTCGTCGTACTCATCGGTCGTCGCGGCGTCAATGGGAAATGAACATCAGGGAAGTGACGAGCTCAGGCCGACCTCTCCTCGTGTAGACGGAAGCGGCAGTCAGGATTTGGCGCCCTTCTTCCCGAAATATTCCTGGCGGCCCACGGCGACATCGGCGACATACATGAAACCGGAGTGCCGATCGAAGAGCGGACGAAGGCCGGCAAGAATGGGTTCGACCTTTTCTTCCGGCACGACCGTGAGGATCATTTCGAGGCTCTCCTGCTCGCTGAACATGAAGTGCGCCTCCCGCACCCCATGGTGTCCCTTGCCGGATATATTGCCGATGATCGTGTATCCCGAGGCGTGGACACGGTCCAGCAGGTCGGTTACGAACGCGCGATGCTCGCCCGCGACAATCACACGAATTTCCTTCATCGGATGCAAACTTAAACCGCCCATCGAGTCACTCCTTTCCAGCCTCGGGTTGTACCGTCGAAACCGGTTGCTTCTGTTCCCTTGAGACATCCTCGGCGATGCGCGCCCATTCTCCGTTCGGTCGATATCGATACCAGCCACCGTCTCGCGGATCCAGCACGATCAAATGCACCCACTCATTGTGA includes the following:
- a CDS encoding P-II family nitrogen regulator; this encodes MKTLIIVARDSMISDLEELLQSNGVKAYTIMSNVMGKGVTGRVFGTFLNPDTNAIIFAVLPPDQADKAVSALQTLHATRKASSCDTPIPLKVFSFPCEEHV
- a CDS encoding P-II family nitrogen regulator, with the protein product MGGLSLHPMKEIRVIVAGEHRAFVTDLLDRVHASGYTIIGNISGKGHHGVREAHFMFSEQESLEMILTVVPEEKVEPILAGLRPLFDRHSGFMYVADVAVGRQEYFGKKGAKS